One Bacteriovorax sp. PP10 DNA segment encodes these proteins:
- a CDS encoding C45 family peptidase, with translation MSTNCMFPYIVYQQGKSNKEWGLSHGEEFRKAIAELTEIRRHLMLAKNPRLEKRLDELAMEQFNLSKKFAPHLADELEGIAKGAGLTIPDLVVLNNYTDFRDIILPEEGCSTVHIQTPEEVLAGQTWDMHRSAKNYMCLIHVPANDNHTSQLVLSLVGCLGLMGVSTDNTLIGVNNINTTNAKTGLIWPLLVRKTLEQKNLMTMRSTLLNAPVTSGHNYIIASPEGGEHLEITPTIAEKVSALQQGQVGSIFHTNHCVGDEIKKIEDTTSMSSTTHNRWALLSKKTYKVQDLEDFKNLLTDHDEFPKSICSHFENGAQDPSFTCGGGVSDLKRGHHIFWRGCPAHDEDYREFEFLIDGHDFKKV, from the coding sequence ATGAGTACAAATTGCATGTTTCCCTACATTGTCTATCAACAAGGGAAATCAAATAAGGAATGGGGTCTGTCCCACGGTGAAGAGTTCAGAAAGGCCATCGCTGAACTGACAGAAATTAGACGTCACCTGATGCTTGCTAAAAATCCACGTTTAGAAAAAAGGTTGGATGAGCTTGCAATGGAGCAGTTTAATCTTTCTAAAAAATTTGCACCACATTTAGCAGATGAATTAGAAGGAATCGCCAAAGGTGCGGGACTAACGATCCCCGATCTGGTTGTGCTAAACAACTACACAGACTTCAGAGACATTATTCTTCCTGAAGAAGGATGCTCGACTGTTCATATTCAGACTCCTGAAGAAGTTCTTGCAGGACAAACATGGGATATGCACCGTTCAGCTAAAAACTATATGTGCCTAATCCACGTGCCAGCGAACGACAACCATACATCTCAGCTTGTATTGAGTCTTGTTGGATGCCTGGGGCTTATGGGTGTAAGTACAGACAATACACTTATTGGTGTGAACAACATCAATACGACCAATGCTAAGACTGGTTTGATCTGGCCGTTATTGGTAAGAAAAACTCTTGAGCAAAAAAATCTCATGACCATGAGATCAACACTTCTAAATGCACCAGTGACTTCAGGTCACAACTACATCATCGCAAGTCCAGAAGGTGGTGAGCATTTAGAAATCACTCCAACGATTGCGGAGAAAGTTTCTGCTCTTCAACAAGGACAAGTTGGATCGATTTTTCATACGAACCACTGTGTGGGCGATGAAATAAAAAAAATAGAAGATACAACGTCTATGAGTTCAACAACTCATAACCGCTGGGCGCTTCTATCGAAAAAAACTTATAAAGTTCAGGATCTGGAAGACTTTAAAAATCTTCTTACAGACCACGATGAATTCCCTAAATCAATTTGCTCGCACTTTGAAAATGGAGCTCAGGACCCGTCATTTACTTGTGGTGGTGGAGTCAGTGATTTAAAACGCGGACATCACATTTTCTGGAGAGGATGCCCTGCCCATGATGAGGATTACCGTGAATTTGAATTTTTAATTGATGGCCACGACTTTAAAAAGGTTTAA
- a CDS encoding aspartate aminotransferase family protein: MDEYPFFFTWVKQKNPLRFSIASVDGVKIITETGHQLIDMSSISYQASFGHNHPTIIRHMKEQLDTIPMSAPRGIFPGKIDATQELLKYMDKKEGKIFYATGGAEAVENALKIARDVSKKKLILARDISYHGATLGALSATGDWRNKAHFIPSRDWVVRIPEPSEPDAIAKTRKLIIDHGKDNFAAFIIETITGGNGVYAGTQEWWDGISELCKEFGILLIMDEVICGFGRTGVSFGYMNYNVKPDIITLAKGITGGMVPFGAVWVSQNIADYYMSNILACGLTNYAHPLGIAAMSGVLEIVQDFEFQKHLQHICAVFQKELEKLRSLPEVENIRYKGMLAAVDLTVDIQWKTFFDKGIHLATQNKRIVLAPPLIITEAELIEGMNRFKLALKELDQ, encoded by the coding sequence ATGGATGAATATCCCTTTTTCTTTACTTGGGTAAAACAAAAAAATCCTTTGAGATTTAGTATCGCCTCAGTTGATGGCGTAAAAATCATTACTGAAACTGGCCATCAACTTATTGACATGTCTTCCATAAGCTACCAGGCAAGCTTTGGACACAATCATCCAACGATTATACGTCACATGAAGGAGCAGCTCGACACTATTCCCATGAGTGCACCTCGCGGAATTTTTCCAGGAAAAATCGATGCGACTCAAGAACTCCTGAAGTATATGGATAAAAAAGAAGGAAAAATCTTTTACGCAACAGGCGGTGCTGAAGCAGTAGAAAATGCACTTAAAATTGCCAGGGATGTTTCCAAAAAGAAATTAATTCTCGCCCGAGATATTTCTTATCATGGGGCCACTTTAGGAGCACTAAGTGCAACTGGTGACTGGAGAAATAAGGCCCACTTTATTCCCAGCAGAGATTGGGTTGTTCGTATCCCAGAACCGTCTGAACCAGATGCCATTGCAAAAACCCGAAAGCTTATTATCGACCACGGCAAGGATAATTTTGCGGCCTTCATCATTGAAACCATAACAGGTGGAAATGGAGTTTACGCTGGAACACAAGAATGGTGGGATGGAATCAGTGAGCTTTGTAAAGAATTTGGGATTCTTTTAATCATGGATGAAGTCATCTGTGGTTTTGGCCGTACAGGTGTTTCATTTGGTTACATGAATTATAACGTGAAGCCTGACATCATCACTCTTGCCAAAGGAATCACAGGTGGAATGGTGCCTTTTGGAGCAGTTTGGGTCAGTCAAAATATTGCTGATTATTATATGAGTAATATCCTGGCCTGTGGATTAACCAACTACGCTCATCCATTAGGGATAGCAGCGATGTCCGGAGTTTTAGAAATTGTACAGGATTTTGAATTTCAAAAACATCTGCAACATATCTGTGCTGTATTTCAAAAAGAACTGGAAAAATTAAGATCTTTACCCGAGGTGGAAAATATCCGCTACAAAGGAATGCTCGCTGCAGTCGATTTAACTGTTGATATCCAATGGAAAACATTTTTTGATAAAGGAATTCACCTGGCCACTCAAAATAAAAGAATTGTCCTTGCTCCCCCACTTATTATAACTGAAGCGGAACTCATCGAAGGTATGAACCGTTTTAAATTGGCCCTTAAGGAATTAGACCAATGA
- a CDS encoding CoA transferase subunit A, which produces MKNNSPKVFNDAASALSDIKSGMTLMSGGFGLCGIAENCIDALTAIDVKDLTVISNNIGNSGRGLVKILVQDKIKKAYCSYVGGNPDLEKRMLAKQIEVELVPQGTFSERIRAAGMGIRAFYTPTGYGTLIAEGKDVKMFDRPCILETALHADFAIIKAQKGDTFGNLWFKETARNFSPLMAMAAKITVVEVEELVELGQIPPEDIHLPGIFVQRIFQGSNYKNDIEFLVTEGA; this is translated from the coding sequence ATGAAAAATAACTCTCCCAAAGTATTTAATGATGCAGCATCTGCCTTGAGCGATATCAAATCAGGCATGACGCTTATGAGCGGTGGTTTTGGTTTGTGTGGAATCGCTGAAAATTGTATCGATGCCCTGACTGCAATTGATGTAAAAGACCTGACTGTTATTTCTAACAATATTGGTAACTCCGGGCGTGGCCTGGTTAAAATCCTGGTTCAGGACAAAATTAAAAAAGCTTATTGCTCGTATGTAGGTGGCAACCCTGATTTAGAAAAAAGGATGCTGGCCAAACAAATTGAAGTTGAACTTGTGCCTCAAGGTACATTCTCAGAGCGCATTCGTGCAGCAGGAATGGGAATCCGTGCTTTCTATACACCTACTGGTTACGGGACATTAATCGCTGAAGGAAAAGACGTTAAAATGTTTGATCGTCCTTGTATTCTTGAGACGGCCCTTCACGCAGACTTCGCGATTATCAAAGCTCAAAAGGGCGATACATTCGGAAACCTTTGGTTTAAAGAAACAGCAAGAAACTTCTCACCACTTATGGCCATGGCCGCAAAAATTACAGTTGTTGAAGTTGAAGAGTTAGTTGAACTCGGACAAATCCCACCAGAAGACATTCATCTTCCAGGAATTTTCGTTCAACGAATTTTTCAGGGTAGCAATTATAAAAATGATATCGAATTCTTAGTTACGGAAGGTGCATAA
- a CDS encoding 3-oxoacid CoA-transferase subunit B → MAWTNIEMADEVIQFFTPHSSVNLGIGMPTVIAERMPRDLNIMIHSENGVLGVSGRPTKDTVSPTLINAGKETVAIGPGASFFDSSLSFGMIRGGHIDYCVLGGMEVDSERSLANWMIPGKKVTGMGGAMDLVNGSKQVIIMMNHFSKDGVAKLLKKCVLPLTGKEVVDIVVTEMGVFKPTGTSFKVLKMAPGVSLSDLKIESSILTN, encoded by the coding sequence ATGGCGTGGACAAATATCGAAATGGCAGATGAAGTAATTCAATTTTTTACGCCTCATAGTTCTGTAAATCTTGGAATCGGAATGCCGACAGTCATCGCAGAGAGAATGCCCCGCGATTTAAATATTATGATCCACTCTGAAAATGGAGTGCTCGGTGTAAGTGGTCGTCCAACAAAAGACACTGTTTCCCCAACTCTTATTAATGCCGGTAAAGAAACAGTCGCGATCGGACCAGGAGCTAGTTTCTTTGATAGCTCGCTTAGCTTTGGAATGATCCGCGGTGGACACATTGACTACTGCGTTCTTGGTGGGATGGAAGTTGATAGCGAGAGAAGTCTTGCCAACTGGATGATCCCGGGAAAGAAAGTTACTGGTATGGGCGGAGCAATGGATCTCGTTAATGGCTCTAAGCAAGTGATCATCATGATGAACCACTTCAGTAAAGACGGCGTCGCTAAACTTCTAAAGAAGTGCGTGCTTCCTCTTACAGGAAAAGAAGTTGTCGACATCGTTGTAACTGAGATGGGTGTGTTTAAACCTACAGGGACAAGCTTTAAAGTATTAAAGATGGCACCGGGTGTATCTCTTTCAGATTTAAAAATTGAAAGTAGCATTCTTACTAACTAG
- a CDS encoding exonuclease domain-containing protein, producing the protein MRYLSIDIEATGLNENDYMIEFGMVPFCTETKRIEDSLARNYYIKCPSFEELKPRLDKWVIDHNEMLIHKAHVTGLHMDSFKDELETYLISKEVKNYFKNDKNEKIILFGKSMSAIDLPFLTRDLSWEFMRKHFHHRNLDLSSTANTLIDLKMIPPECSSGSKLMSFLGMGEVKHTALEDAKNTALMYIKLLEMLQKKI; encoded by the coding sequence ATGCGTTATTTATCTATTGATATCGAAGCAACTGGACTCAACGAAAATGATTACATGATCGAATTCGGAATGGTTCCATTTTGTACGGAAACAAAAAGAATTGAAGACTCACTGGCGAGAAATTACTATATTAAATGCCCTTCATTTGAAGAACTAAAACCTCGTCTGGATAAATGGGTTATCGATCACAATGAAATGCTGATCCACAAGGCCCACGTGACTGGTTTACACATGGACAGCTTCAAAGATGAACTAGAGACTTACCTGATCTCAAAAGAAGTTAAAAACTATTTTAAAAACGATAAAAACGAAAAGATTATTCTTTTCGGTAAATCGATGAGTGCTATCGATCTGCCTTTCTTAACTCGCGACCTTTCGTGGGAATTTATGAGAAAGCACTTCCACCACAGAAACCTGGATCTTTCTTCAACGGCCAATACATTAATTGATCTAAAGATGATTCCACCTGAATGCTCTTCTGGATCGAAACTAATGAGCTTTTTAGGTATGGGTGAAGTTAAGCATACCGCACTTGAAGATGCGAAGAATACGGCGCTTATGTATATTAAGCTTCTGGAAATGCTTCAAAAGAAAATTTAG
- a CDS encoding M23 family metallopeptidase, giving the protein MTITKNALLFLSLIFTFACASVQSGHYVMVKETDTVETLAKEFNVPKEKIQAANPAKPIKSGEWVFIPLKRGVMGDSDVQPFDPNHLLSSGEFLWPVPSSNRITSGFKMRWGRKHEGVDIGGRIGSHIVAAADGVVVYSGDEIGGYGNITVIAHKNGYFSVYAHAKSNFTTQGQRVYRGQVIAQIGMTGRSYGPHLHFEVRKNGQAIDPTDFLAAN; this is encoded by the coding sequence ATGACCATTACAAAAAACGCTCTACTATTTTTGTCACTAATATTTACTTTTGCCTGTGCTTCCGTTCAAAGCGGTCACTACGTGATGGTTAAAGAAACCGACACCGTTGAAACCCTTGCAAAAGAATTCAATGTTCCCAAAGAAAAAATTCAAGCTGCCAATCCAGCGAAGCCAATTAAAAGTGGTGAATGGGTTTTCATTCCACTAAAACGTGGAGTCATGGGCGATAGCGATGTTCAGCCCTTCGATCCTAATCACTTATTATCATCTGGTGAATTTTTATGGCCAGTTCCTTCAAGCAATAGAATTACATCTGGTTTCAAAATGCGTTGGGGGAGAAAACACGAAGGTGTTGATATCGGCGGACGTATTGGATCTCACATTGTAGCAGCTGCTGATGGTGTTGTTGTCTATTCTGGGGACGAGATCGGTGGGTATGGAAATATCACTGTTATCGCTCATAAGAATGGGTATTTTTCAGTTTACGCTCACGCAAAATCAAATTTCACGACACAAGGTCAGCGCGTTTACCGCGGGCAAGTTATTGCTCAGATTGGGATGACGGGAAGATCGTACGGGCCGCATTTACATTTTGAAGTAAGAAAGAATGGACAGGCGATTGATCCGACGGATTTTCTTGCTGCTAACTAG
- the surE gene encoding 5'/3'-nucleotidase SurE, translating into MMNIVLTNDDGVHAPGINILRESLADIANVIVVAPLTERSTTGHTLTLDTTVRLQEISENIYGCNGFPADCSLMAIGHLFKNPQSKYYGQKIDMVISGINRGANLGQDVYYSGTVAAAREAAFHGIPSIAVSSCMDFLNTENKDLYYYSASNFIKTLVQSNISKVIPQMSLLNINVPWCKEAEILGTRVTKTGLRKYSEEIEERIDFRGRKYYWIGGIYKGYEDFSDSDCQAIEDKMISVAPVKLCDYGRSQMEMMETVKGFLEDVLPRKS; encoded by the coding sequence ATGATGAACATCGTTCTTACAAATGATGATGGAGTTCATGCTCCAGGTATTAATATTCTGCGAGAATCTCTGGCAGACATTGCAAATGTAATCGTTGTGGCCCCGCTTACTGAAAGGTCGACGACTGGCCATACATTGACACTTGATACGACAGTAAGACTCCAGGAAATTTCAGAAAATATTTATGGATGTAATGGTTTCCCAGCGGATTGCTCGTTGATGGCAATCGGACATCTATTTAAAAACCCACAATCAAAATATTATGGTCAGAAAATAGACATGGTAATTTCGGGTATTAATCGAGGAGCGAATCTCGGTCAGGATGTTTATTATTCTGGAACCGTGGCCGCAGCGAGAGAGGCCGCTTTTCACGGCATTCCTTCCATAGCAGTTAGTTCGTGTATGGATTTTTTAAATACCGAAAATAAAGATCTTTACTATTATAGTGCTTCAAATTTTATTAAAACTCTTGTACAATCAAATATATCGAAAGTGATACCGCAAATGTCCCTGTTGAACATCAATGTTCCCTGGTGCAAAGAAGCGGAGATTTTAGGAACGCGAGTTACTAAAACCGGACTTAGAAAGTACTCCGAAGAGATCGAAGAACGTATCGATTTCAGGGGCAGGAAATACTATTGGATTGGCGGGATCTATAAGGGTTATGAAGACTTTTCAGATTCAGATTGCCAGGCAATAGAAGACAAAATGATCTCAGTCGCTCCAGTTAAACTCTGTGATTACGGACGATCACAGATGGAAATGATGGAAACCGTAAAAGGTTTTCTAGAAGATGTTTTACCTCGTAAATCTTAA
- a CDS encoding aminodeoxychorismate/anthranilate synthase component II — protein MPATSPQSMLDKIIIIDFEDSFTYNIASVLFPLNSSVKVISHQEFFNFRIGEFLESKEKHALILGPGPGHPDAYQKYFKQIETFRNLPQFYVMGICLGHQMLGLMDGKVVGLAQEQIHGQTIFIEFDGVERAVQRYNSLAVYEDGSEVNIRRFDRGISYQFHPESVGTDSNPLYFKELLDFLKS, from the coding sequence ATGCCAGCAACTTCGCCTCAATCAATGTTAGATAAAATCATCATCATAGATTTTGAAGACAGCTTTACATACAATATTGCCAGTGTGCTTTTTCCGCTGAACTCTAGTGTCAAAGTGATTTCTCATCAGGAATTTTTTAATTTCAGGATAGGAGAGTTTCTAGAATCGAAAGAAAAACATGCATTGATTTTGGGCCCTGGCCCTGGGCATCCGGATGCTTATCAAAAATATTTTAAGCAGATTGAAACTTTTAGAAATCTTCCACAATTTTATGTGATGGGAATTTGTCTTGGGCATCAGATGTTGGGTTTGATGGATGGGAAAGTTGTAGGTCTTGCACAGGAACAAATTCACGGGCAGACGATCTTTATTGAGTTTGATGGTGTGGAAAGAGCGGTTCAACGCTATAATTCGCTGGCCGTTTATGAAGATGGATCTGAGGTCAATATCAGACGATTTGATCGTGGAATATCTTACCAGTTCCATCCAGAATCAGTAGGCACTGATTCTAATCCTTTATATTTCAAAGAGCTCCTGGATTTTCTCAAATCTTAG